The DNA region CTTATTATTCATTGCTCTTTACTGGCTTTCGGTGAGCTTGAGCGAATACTTAGATCCGAGAGCTAGATTTCAAAGGGTAGGAGCTTAATTAGGAGGAATTATTAAGATGGAAAAAATTTTAGAGGTAAAAAACATATCTAAAATATATTCGGTGGGAAGCTTGTTTTCAAGAATAAGAATTACTGCAGTTGATAATGTGTCTTTTTATATTAAACCTGCAGAAATATTTACCTTAGCTGGGGAGAGTGGTTGTGGAAAGACAACTTTATCAAAGATAATACTGGGCTTTGAGGAACCCAATTATGGAGAAATACTTTATGAGGGTAAATCAACAAAAAATATCGATAGAATAGAATTTATGAAAAAGGTACAAGGAGTATTCCAGAATCCATTTGAAAGTTTTAATCCCCTTATTACTATTGAGGACATATTCTTTGAAACTATATACAACTTTAAACTAGCCACAAATAAAAATGAAGCAATAAAAATAATTGAGGAAAAACTTAATGCTGTAGGATTATCCTTTGATGATATTCATAACCGTTATCCCAATGAGCTTTCTGGTGGACAACTCCAAAGGGCATCAATAGCCCGATCTCTTTTAACTAATCCCTCTATTCTTATAGCAGACGAGCCCGTATCCATGGTAGATGCCTCTTTAAGAATGTCCATTATTAATTTATTTTCAAAATTAAAAAATCAAATCGGATTAAGTGTATTATATATAACCCACGATCTTGCCACCGCTTATTATGTTGGTGATCGTATCGCAATTATGTTCCGTGGAAATATTGTTGAAATGGGACCCGTAAATAAAGTGTTATTGTACCCTAAACACCCCTATACTCAACTTCTATTAGAATCAATTCCTAAGGCAGACCCGGAGAAGAAATGGAGAGAAAATGTAACAATTGCAGATATTGAATATACAGAATATTTAAAGGAAGGCTGTAAATTCGCGGGAAGATGTAGTTTTGTCAGAGACATTTGTAAGAAAGAAAAACCAAAAGAAATTATGATAGATGATGTTTTAGTAAGATGTCATCTATATAGCGAAAATAAAACAACTATATCTGCTTAAGGTAGGAGGATTTTGGATGAGTATAATATTAAAAACAGAAAATCTAAAGGCTTTTTATATTTTAAAATATTTGGGAGAAGAAAGGGTTATAAAAGCAGTAAATGGCATAAATTTAGAAATTCCCGAAAATGAAATATATGGAATTGCAGGCGAATCTGGTTGTGGAAAATCTACTTTATTGAAAGTCTTACTCGCCACCTTAGATCCACCACTAAAACATATAGATGGATCCCTTTATTATAATTTTGATAATAATTTCATAGATGTCTTAAGAAGCCCTAAGGAGGAACTTAAAAAATTCAGATGGAAATTTATATCCTACATTCCTCAAGGATCTATGCATGTTCTTAATCCCGTTAAAAAAGTGAAGGATACCTTTCTTGAATTTCTAGAAAGTCATGTTAAAGAAAAAGATAAAAAAGATTATTTAGAATTATCAATAGAGCACTTAAGAGAACTTGGCCTTTCTCCTGAAACATTAGAAGCTTATCCGCATCAGCTTTCTGGAGGAATGAGACAAAGAGTTGTTATTGCACTCTCTACTCTTTTACATCCCCAAATTATACTTGCAGATGAGCCTACAACTGCCTTAGATGTAGTTGCTCAAAGAGCAGTAATTCAACTTTTAAAAAGAATTCAAAATACGCTCCAGAACACCATCATAATAGTAACTCACGACATGGGGATACATGCTCAAATAACCACAAAAATGGCAATAATGTATGCAGGAAAAATTGTAGAAAGTGCTTCTACAAAAGAGATATTTAAAAACCCACTTCATCCTTATACCAAATATCTGATACAATCCTTACCCCATATAGGAGACAAGGAACCAAGAGAAGGAATACAAGGAAGTCCTCCATCTCTTATATCTCTACCTCCAGGTTGTGCTTTCCATCCCAGATGTCCCTATGCTCAGCCAATTTGTAAATCTGAAGAACCAACATTAAAGGAAGTTTCTTCAGAACATAAAGTTGCTTGTTTTATAGCCAGTTAGACATGAACAAAATTCCAGTAATACTTGACACTGACATAGGCACAGATATGGATGACACTTGGGCTTTAGCAATGCTACTAAACTCTCCAGAACTTGATCCAAAATTGATCACTACCGTAAACGGAGATACTTTATATCGTGCCAAACTTGTGGCGAAGTTATTAAAGATTGCAGGAAAAAAGATACCGACGAAAATGGAGCCGAAATTAAAGTAGCCATAAGATTGAAAAACCTTAGTGGTTTCTTAGATCACTTGGTAAAAAGATTACTTTCTTAATAAGATAATTTTAAGGGGGTTTAAGCATGAGGAGAATAAAGAAAGCTAATGCAGACAAATTTTTATGATAAAATAATCTAAATGAAAGCTTAAATTAAAAACTAGCTGGGAGGTAAAATATGTGTCTTGGAGTTCCATTAAGGATTGTAGAAGTAAAAGAGGGAAACATAGCAATAGCTGATATGGGAGGATCTACTTTGGAAATAAGCACTATTTTCACTCCAGAAGTTAAAGTAGGAGATTATGTATTGGTTCATGCAGGATTTTCCATAAGCATTCTTTCTAATGAAGAGGCAGAAGAGATAATATCAGCTTTAGGAGAGCTTGAAAGATAAATGGAAATAAAAGAACTCCTACAAAAGATAAAATCCATTTCTAAAAAAGAAATAAATATAATGGAATTTTGTGGCACCCATACCCATGAGATATTCCGTTATGGTATAAGGCAAATTCTTCCTGAAAATGTTCATCTCCTTTCAGGTCCAGGATGCCCCGTGTGTGTCACTGCAGAAGAAGATATTGACTATATTATTGCTCTTTCTGAAGAATACAATTTGGGTATTATTACCTTTGGAGATTTGGTTAATGTACCAGGAAGCTTGGGAAGTTTAAATCACTTAAGGGCAAAGGGAAAAGAAATAAAGGTAATATACTCTCCCTTAGAAGCATTAAATATTGCCAAAGAAAATCCCAATAAAAAATATCTTCTTGTGGGAATAGGCTTTGAAACTACTGCTCCTCATTTAGCCTATACCCTTATAAAAGCAAAAGAAGAAAATATTAAAAATTTATATTTTCTATCCCTTCATAAACTTACTCCTCCCGCCATGAAAGCCATATTGGATATGGGAGAGATAAAGCTTGATGGAATTATTGGTCCTGGACATGTATCCACCATAATAGGAAGGACAGGATGGAAAGAGGTATTTGAAGCATATAGAATACCCTTTGTAATCATGGGATTTAAACCAGAGGAAATCATACGTGGAATATATCATCTTATAAAGATTATTGAAGAAGGAGAGCCAAAGCTCTTAAATACCTATGAAAAAAGTGTTAAAGAAGAAGGAAATAAATATGCCCTTGAAACCATGTACAAAATATTTAAAAAGGGACCTGCCAATTGGCGTGGTCTTGGAGTCATAGAAAATAGCGGTCTCTTATTGAAAGAAGAATTTGAAGAATTTGATGTGAGAAAAATTTACCCATTAAAAATAGAAAAAAAGCCAGAAAAGAATAATTTTTGCAGATGTGGGGAGGTTTTGAGAGGTGTTTTAAAGCCCACTGATTGTCCTCTCTTTGGAAAGGCATGTACACCAGA from Dictyoglomus turgidum DSM 6724 includes:
- a CDS encoding ABC transporter ATP-binding protein, with amino-acid sequence MSIILKTENLKAFYILKYLGEERVIKAVNGINLEIPENEIYGIAGESGCGKSTLLKVLLATLDPPLKHIDGSLYYNFDNNFIDVLRSPKEELKKFRWKFISYIPQGSMHVLNPVKKVKDTFLEFLESHVKEKDKKDYLELSIEHLRELGLSPETLEAYPHQLSGGMRQRVVIALSTLLHPQIILADEPTTALDVVAQRAVIQLLKRIQNTLQNTIIIVTHDMGIHAQITTKMAIMYAGKIVESASTKEIFKNPLHPYTKYLIQSLPHIGDKEPREGIQGSPPSLISLPPGCAFHPRCPYAQPICKSEEPTLKEVSSEHKVACFIAS
- a CDS encoding HypC/HybG/HupF family hydrogenase formation chaperone encodes the protein MCLGVPLRIVEVKEGNIAIADMGGSTLEISTIFTPEVKVGDYVLVHAGFSISILSNEEAEEIISALGELER
- a CDS encoding nucleoside hydrolase, which codes for MFYSQLDMNKIPVILDTDIGTDMDDTWALAMLLNSPELDPKLITTVNGDTLYRAKLVAKLLKIAGKKIPTKMEPKLK
- the hypD gene encoding hydrogenase formation protein HypD, encoding MEIKELLQKIKSISKKEINIMEFCGTHTHEIFRYGIRQILPENVHLLSGPGCPVCVTAEEDIDYIIALSEEYNLGIITFGDLVNVPGSLGSLNHLRAKGKEIKVIYSPLEALNIAKENPNKKYLLVGIGFETTAPHLAYTLIKAKEENIKNLYFLSLHKLTPPAMKAILDMGEIKLDGIIGPGHVSTIIGRTGWKEVFEAYRIPFVIMGFKPEEIIRGIYHLIKIIEEGEPKLLNTYEKSVKEEGNKYALETMYKIFKKGPANWRGLGVIENSGLLLKEEFEEFDVRKIYPLKIEKKPEKNNFCRCGEVLRGVLKPTDCPLFGKACTPENPKGPCMVSSEGTCSAYYLYGGE
- a CDS encoding ABC transporter ATP-binding protein, with product MEKILEVKNISKIYSVGSLFSRIRITAVDNVSFYIKPAEIFTLAGESGCGKTTLSKIILGFEEPNYGEILYEGKSTKNIDRIEFMKKVQGVFQNPFESFNPLITIEDIFFETIYNFKLATNKNEAIKIIEEKLNAVGLSFDDIHNRYPNELSGGQLQRASIARSLLTNPSILIADEPVSMVDASLRMSIINLFSKLKNQIGLSVLYITHDLATAYYVGDRIAIMFRGNIVEMGPVNKVLLYPKHPYTQLLLESIPKADPEKKWRENVTIADIEYTEYLKEGCKFAGRCSFVRDICKKEKPKEIMIDDVLVRCHLYSENKTTISA